The following are encoded in a window of Butyrivibrio sp. AE3004 genomic DNA:
- a CDS encoding DUF6442 family protein, whose translation MNESLILLIFYAVIVVLLALIIKRRQKNEQYDEMQQKIRADAYKRAFFTMIILLCGIIVYDTCAGKVLPPYVLSGLLIIVVMTSFLVFAVYSIWHDAFFYLGQSWKSYFGVCIAIGIIQLIEFISTISRYFDKSEHNENFWQLLISKVSTSAMMAITFITLAVVIGIKQIKENKVSED comes from the coding sequence ATGAATGAATCTTTGATATTACTAATATTTTATGCAGTAATAGTAGTTCTGCTCGCTCTTATAATAAAGCGCAGACAGAAAAATGAACAATATGATGAAATGCAGCAAAAAATCAGAGCCGATGCATATAAAAGGGCCTTTTTTACAATGATTATTTTGCTTTGTGGAATTATTGTGTATGATACATGCGCAGGTAAGGTTCTTCCACCGTATGTATTAAGCGGATTACTCATTATCGTTGTGATGACCAGCTTCCTTGTTTTTGCGGTTTATTCGATATGGCATGATGCTTTTTTTTATCTCGGGCAGAGTTGGAAAAGCTATTTTGGAGTCTGTATCGCCATCGGTATTATTCAACTTATTGAATTTATATCCACCATTTCTCGCTATTTTGACAAAAGCGAACATAATGAAAACTTCTGGCAACTTTTGATTTCCAAGGTATCCACCAGCGCTATGATGGCAATAACGTTTATAACACTGGCAGTTGTTATAGGTATTAAGCAGATTAAAGAAAACAAGGTAAGCGAGGACTAA
- a CDS encoding helix-turn-helix transcriptional regulator, whose translation MKNLRLKSARAAKDLSQEDLAKLCDVSRQTISAIEKGDYNPTIKLCIAICKALDKTLDELFWE comes from the coding sequence ATGAAAAATTTGAGATTAAAATCTGCCAGAGCCGCTAAGGATTTGTCTCAAGAAGACTTGGCAAAACTATGCGACGTCTCAAGACAAACAATCAGTGCTATCGAAAAAGGTGACTACAATCCAACAATAAAGCTTTGTATAGCAATATGTAAAGCTTTGGACAAAACACTCGATGAACTATTTTGGGAATAA
- a CDS encoding helix-turn-helix domain-containing protein, with protein MMQGLWLSGHHPSNLNIVKTNAEVVAPVSGKTIIILGKNICQYIDNNYFDVNMNLNTIAEHFDITPAYLSKKFKNEYGKSVIDYLYEIRINHAIQKLQNTNMKISDIAAITGFSSSNAFIRIFKKMKGTTPGKYN; from the coding sequence ATGATGCAAGGCCTATGGTTATCAGGCCACCATCCCAGCAATCTGAATATAGTAAAAACAAATGCTGAGGTAGTGGCCCCTGTAAGCGGTAAAACAATAATAATTCTGGGCAAAAATATCTGTCAATACATAGATAATAACTATTTTGATGTTAACATGAACCTAAACACCATAGCAGAGCATTTTGATATAACGCCTGCCTACCTTTCAAAGAAATTCAAAAATGAATACGGAAAAAGCGTGATTGACTACTTATACGAAATAAGAATCAATCACGCCATACAAAAACTGCAAAACACAAATATGAAAATATCCGATATAGCTGCCATTACCGGTTTTAGCAGCAGTAATGCCTTCATCAGAATATTTAAAAAAATGAAGGGCACAACACCGGGAAAATACAACTGA
- a CDS encoding DUF2804 domain-containing protein, with amino-acid sequence MGRNHEVTTSHPLLGNDGELTEPGWSRALIQRYDRAMIKAPTWRIKEWDYYLVLSDSFAGAFTISDDGYIGLQSVSLLEFGDNPKEHTETVLNAFPMGKLCLPASSEGGTTIYEDKRLQMKFETAPSKRHITCHFDNFYMGKPFECDIWLSQPDMDTMVIATPWDKKHAFYYNQKINCMRASGYMLYDGKKYEFNPAKDFGTLDWGRGVWTYDNTWYWGSGNTDIDGIPFGFNIGYGFGNTIAASENIIFYNGKVHKLDDITFNIPAESYMDPWTFTSSDGRFEMNFIPVLDRSANLDYKIIVSDQHQVFGKMSGTVILDDGTKIKIQDMMCFAEKVHNRY; translated from the coding sequence ATGGGCAGAAACCATGAAGTAACCACATCGCACCCTTTACTTGGAAATGACGGTGAACTCACTGAGCCCGGATGGTCAAGGGCTCTGATACAACGCTATGACAGAGCCATGATAAAAGCCCCCACATGGCGAATAAAGGAATGGGATTACTATCTTGTTCTCTCGGATAGCTTTGCCGGTGCTTTTACCATCTCAGATGACGGATACATTGGCCTTCAATCTGTTTCTCTTCTGGAGTTTGGCGATAATCCGAAGGAACACACTGAAACCGTTCTTAATGCATTTCCAATGGGCAAACTTTGTCTGCCCGCATCTTCTGAAGGTGGCACAACCATTTATGAAGACAAGCGCCTGCAGATGAAATTTGAAACCGCTCCTTCAAAAAGGCATATCACCTGTCACTTCGATAATTTTTATATGGGAAAGCCCTTTGAATGTGATATATGGTTATCTCAGCCTGACATGGATACCATGGTCATCGCAACTCCATGGGATAAAAAGCATGCATTTTACTACAATCAGAAGATAAACTGTATGAGAGCCTCCGGATATATGCTTTACGATGGAAAAAAATATGAATTCAACCCGGCGAAGGATTTCGGAACCCTCGACTGGGGCCGCGGAGTCTGGACATATGACAATACCTGGTATTGGGGATCCGGCAATACAGATATTGATGGAATTCCCTTTGGTTTCAATATAGGTTACGGCTTCGGGAATACTATTGCCGCATCAGAAAATATCATTTTTTATAACGGTAAAGTACATAAGCTCGATGATATTACCTTCAATATCCCTGCAGAGTCATACATGGATCCATGGACATTCACATCTTCCGATGGCCGTTTTGAAATGAATTTTATTCCGGTACTTGACAGGTCTGCGAACCTTGATTACAAAATCATTGTCTCCGACCAGCATCAGGTATTTGGCAAGATGAGTGGCACAGTAATTCTTGATGATGGGACAAAAATCAAGATTCAGGATATGATGTGTTTTGCAGAAAAAGTGCATAACAGATACTAA
- a CDS encoding P1 family peptidase produces MKDIKNNEVLWAKGTKAVEISITDIDSIRIGQVEDKEAATGCTVFICENGMCAGLDVRGGGPASRDSQLLNPLMAAQQIHAVVLSGGSAYGLCTANGVMKYLEEKGYGYDTGAALVPLVAQADLYDLSVGNPNVRPDEKMGYEAAKKAFEAPNYKDGNYGAGCGASVGKMAGVDTSMKTGIGSYAIQLGDLKIGAVVALNALGDIYDWKTGKQIAGLLTEDKKALRATTDYMMSSTKVVDNKFTGNTTLAVVITNAKFEKAQLCKIAGMAHDGYARSINPVHTSADGDSIYALSVGDVKADLDLAGILSADVISEAIIRAVENAKSAYGITAASDLS; encoded by the coding sequence ATGAAAGACATCAAAAACAATGAAGTTTTATGGGCAAAGGGAACAAAGGCTGTAGAAATCAGTATTACAGATATTGATTCAATCAGAATAGGACAGGTGGAGGATAAGGAAGCAGCTACCGGATGCACAGTGTTTATCTGCGAGAATGGTATGTGTGCCGGTCTGGATGTCAGAGGCGGTGGTCCGGCTTCTCGCGACAGTCAGCTGTTAAATCCGCTGATGGCAGCACAACAGATACATGCGGTGGTATTATCCGGAGGAAGTGCGTATGGACTTTGCACTGCTAACGGAGTGATGAAATATCTTGAAGAAAAAGGCTATGGGTATGACACGGGCGCTGCATTGGTTCCGCTTGTGGCGCAGGCTGATCTATATGACCTTTCTGTAGGAAATCCGAATGTTCGGCCGGATGAGAAAATGGGATATGAAGCAGCAAAGAAAGCATTTGAAGCACCTAATTACAAAGATGGAAATTACGGTGCCGGATGTGGAGCATCGGTAGGAAAAATGGCAGGTGTGGACACCAGTATGAAAACAGGTATCGGAAGTTATGCCATACAACTGGGGGATCTGAAGATAGGTGCGGTTGTCGCATTAAATGCCCTTGGAGATATCTATGACTGGAAAACAGGAAAACAGATTGCGGGGCTTCTTACAGAGGATAAAAAAGCGCTTAGAGCAACAACGGATTATATGATGTCATCCACGAAAGTGGTTGATAATAAATTCACCGGGAATACAACACTTGCAGTTGTTATTACCAATGCAAAATTTGAAAAGGCACAGCTGTGCAAGATTGCCGGTATGGCACACGACGGCTATGCGAGATCAATAAATCCTGTGCATACTTCTGCGGACGGAGACAGTATTTATGCGCTATCTGTAGGAGATGTAAAGGCTGACCTTGATTTAGCCGGTATTCTGTCAGCTGATGTTATCAGTGAAGCTATTATAAGGGCAGTGGAAAATGCTAAGAGTGCTTACGGTATTACTGCCGCTTCTGATCTTTCATGA
- a CDS encoding L-lactate MFS transporter produces MNTDKRRWFILLACCLINLCLGSIYAWSVFSSAMTEYLNTTVGLNLGPGDMAIVYTIANSVGPITMISGGWFNDHIGPKLVIMIGGIMWGAGMFFSGFATSVPFLIVTYGLIGGLGLGMAYGSTISTCVKYFPDKRGLIGGITTAVYGASSVILPPIVTKIVAASGAPFAFKAIGIAFLVIIVLAALSLAPCPDGYKPEGWNPPAAKAGAGPINMDWKQMIKTPVFYVMLILLTCGAFSGMMVISQASPVAQNMIGMTTAAAAGAVSVLALFNALGRIMAGYISDRIGRINTLMGACILSVAGLLLLFISHEGSLLTFYIGLSIVGVAFGSFMGVYPGFTVDQFGPKNNSVNYGIMFIGFALAGYFGPQIMRNVYASTGAYQNAFLIASGLSLFGVILTIVYRKVK; encoded by the coding sequence ATGAATACAGACAAAAGAAGATGGTTTATACTTTTAGCCTGTTGTCTTATCAATTTATGCCTTGGTTCTATTTACGCCTGGAGTGTTTTTTCTTCAGCAATGACTGAGTATTTAAATACTACCGTAGGGCTTAATCTTGGACCGGGTGACATGGCTATTGTGTACACTATTGCGAATTCAGTAGGACCTATAACTATGATAAGCGGAGGATGGTTCAACGATCACATTGGACCTAAGCTGGTAATCATGATAGGCGGAATCATGTGGGGGGCGGGAATGTTTTTCTCAGGCTTTGCGACAAGCGTTCCTTTCCTTATTGTGACTTATGGTCTTATAGGGGGACTTGGTCTTGGAATGGCTTATGGCAGCACGATATCTACCTGTGTAAAGTATTTTCCGGATAAAAGAGGATTGATCGGAGGTATAACAACAGCTGTCTATGGTGCAAGCTCGGTTATTCTTCCACCGATCGTAACAAAGATTGTTGCAGCATCGGGTGCGCCGTTTGCCTTTAAGGCTATAGGAATCGCGTTCCTTGTAATAATTGTCCTTGCAGCGCTTTCTCTTGCACCTTGTCCGGACGGGTATAAGCCTGAAGGCTGGAATCCCCCTGCGGCAAAGGCAGGAGCAGGTCCAATAAACATGGACTGGAAGCAGATGATAAAGACTCCTGTATTTTATGTAATGCTTATTCTTCTTACCTGTGGAGCTTTTTCGGGTATGATGGTTATATCACAGGCATCACCCGTGGCACAGAACATGATTGGAATGACAACAGCTGCAGCAGCCGGAGCAGTTTCAGTCCTTGCACTTTTTAATGCTCTTGGAAGAATCATGGCGGGATATATTTCTGACCGTATCGGAAGAATTAATACACTAATGGGAGCATGTATTCTCTCAGTTGCAGGACTTTTGCTTTTGTTTATTTCACATGAGGGAAGTCTTTTAACCTTCTATATCGGGCTTTCAATTGTAGGAGTTGCTTTTGGCTCGTTTATGGGTGTTTACCCGGGATTCACTGTTGATCAGTTTGGGCCTAAAAATAACAGCGTTAACTATGGAATAATGTTCATAGGCTTTGCACTTGCAGGTTATTTTGGGCCGCAGATCATGCGAAACGTATATGCTTCTACAGGGGCATATCAGAATGCGTTCCTTATAGCCAGTGGGTTGTCGCTGTTTGGCGTTATTCTTACTATAGTGTATAGAAAAGTAAAATAA
- a CDS encoding AEC family transporter → MENLIFSLNATLPIFLLMTLGNVFRRIRIIDDNAAGFMNKFVFKVALPVLLFSDLAKQDFIGTWNTGFVLFCFATTIVSIFLIWILSKIIIKTPSRRGEFLQGSYRSSAALLGIAFIHSIYGESSSGMAPLMILGSVPLYNIFAVIILTLTAPQDENGGRSSEDKSKLIKKTILGIVKNPIILGIMMGLLWSVLKLPIPKIMNTVVDDIGKLATPLGLMSMGATFEYRKALQNIKPALVASFIKLFLLVMIFMPIAVSIGFSGEQIVAILVMLGSATTVSCYIMAKNMGHEGTLSSSIIMITTFGCSFSLTFWLFVLKTLGVI, encoded by the coding sequence GTGGAAAATTTGATTTTTAGTTTGAATGCGACACTACCTATATTTTTGCTTATGACTCTGGGCAATGTATTCAGAAGAATCAGGATAATTGATGATAATGCTGCCGGATTTATGAATAAGTTTGTATTTAAGGTGGCACTGCCGGTCCTTCTGTTTTCAGATCTGGCTAAGCAGGACTTTATTGGGACCTGGAATACGGGATTTGTGCTTTTCTGCTTTGCAACAACGATTGTGAGCATATTTTTAATATGGATACTTTCAAAAATAATAATTAAAACGCCTTCCAGAAGGGGAGAATTCCTGCAGGGGTCATACAGGAGTAGTGCAGCACTTTTGGGAATCGCCTTTATCCACAGTATTTATGGCGAATCAAGTAGTGGAATGGCACCTTTGATGATTCTTGGCAGTGTGCCATTATACAATATCTTTGCAGTAATAATCCTCACACTAACAGCTCCGCAGGATGAAAATGGTGGACGTTCTTCGGAAGATAAGAGCAAATTGATAAAAAAGACAATACTTGGAATAGTAAAGAATCCTATCATCTTAGGTATTATGATGGGGCTGTTATGGTCTGTACTTAAACTTCCAATTCCAAAGATAATGAATACAGTGGTGGATGATATAGGTAAGCTGGCAACGCCTTTGGGGCTTATGTCAATGGGAGCAACCTTTGAATATAGAAAAGCATTGCAGAATATAAAGCCTGCGCTGGTTGCCAGCTTCATAAAGCTTTTCCTTCTGGTCATGATCTTCATGCCGATTGCTGTGAGTATAGGATTTTCCGGGGAGCAGATAGTGGCCATTCTTGTTATGCTTGGATCAGCAACAACGGTAAGCTGCTATATTATGGCTAAAAATATGGGACATGAAGGAACATTAAGCAGCAGTATTATCATGATAACGACCTTTGGATGCTCATTTTCTCTGACGTTTTGGCTTTTTGTGTTGAAAACACTTGGGGTTATCTGA
- a CDS encoding phosphatase PAP2 family protein, whose amino-acid sequence MIDIQYLLWLQEIRNATGGLFDEFFNSISKVAVDVMPFLPFIIFWCVDKKWGYRFLMTLGVGEVVNGIIKLTVCAYRPWIRSDLIEPAGDSKSAATGYSFPSGHTMSGTCTYGTTFAWQRKKRSWVAVICGVLIALTGFSRNFLGVHTPQDVIVGFTEAVIVICIVGVVQKKINGDDKILDILSVIGVIAIIGALIYITQKPYPMDYVDGVLLVDPGKMMNDSFKACGAFIGLLVGSYIERHYIRFEIPVGAKNLPILAFVGFIIAFSWKEYFAPATIVAALGGHWGNFVARCILWFFVVAVWPVVIQKECD is encoded by the coding sequence ATGATTGATATTCAGTACTTATTGTGGTTACAAGAGATCAGAAACGCGACCGGGGGACTTTTTGATGAGTTCTTTAATAGTATTTCAAAGGTTGCAGTAGATGTTATGCCGTTCTTACCATTTATCATTTTTTGGTGTGTGGATAAGAAATGGGGGTACCGTTTCCTTATGACTTTAGGAGTCGGAGAAGTAGTAAACGGAATAATCAAATTGACGGTTTGTGCTTATAGACCTTGGATAAGGTCAGATCTGATCGAGCCGGCAGGGGATTCTAAGTCGGCAGCGACAGGCTATTCTTTCCCCAGCGGACATACTATGAGTGGGACGTGTACCTATGGTACAACATTTGCCTGGCAGAGAAAAAAGAGGTCATGGGTGGCAGTAATCTGCGGTGTTTTGATAGCTTTGACCGGTTTTTCAAGGAATTTTCTGGGAGTACATACTCCACAGGATGTGATCGTAGGTTTTACAGAAGCTGTGATAGTAATCTGTATAGTTGGAGTTGTTCAGAAGAAAATAAATGGTGATGATAAAATACTCGATATTCTGTCAGTAATTGGAGTTATTGCTATTATAGGAGCCCTGATATATATCACTCAAAAGCCTTATCCTATGGATTATGTGGACGGTGTGCTCCTTGTAGATCCCGGAAAGATGATGAATGATAGCTTTAAGGCATGTGGTGCATTTATAGGACTTTTGGTGGGAAGCTATATTGAGCGCCACTATATCAGGTTTGAGATTCCGGTTGGGGCCAAAAACCTTCCTATTCTTGCATTTGTAGGATTCATTATAGCTTTTTCCTGGAAGGAGTATTTTGCACCGGCGACAATTGTTGCAGCACTTGGCGGACATTGGGGCAATTTCGTAGCCAGATGTATTTTATGGTTCTTTGTTGTAGCTGTTTGGCCGGTGGTTATACAAAAAGAATGCGATTGA
- a CDS encoding aldehyde dehydrogenase family protein produces the protein MYNESEIKHIVSRQRDFFRTGRTLDTEWRIRQLKRLKNAVLRHRKELEAALYDDLGRSPLEAYFCDIGSLILEINEAIHGLHRWARPETHFSGIHCFPSLISKVYKMPYGVTLIISPFNFPVLLSLGVLCASMAGGNTAVIKASSKSERCTAILEKIIAEIFPPKYVVVIGGGHDVADLCLEQRFDKIFYTGSPRVGKHVMEKASKNLTPVALELGGETGNWCIIRKDADIRDAARKIAFFKLLNSGQICININQIAVAEEIREQFVCELKKAFSRQIGENCLKNPEYPRLINHAAYEKCRDTAEKYRDRIIYGGYGDETSLKYAPTIICPVDIAEDIVNKELFCPILPLVQYKDEDIDHLLHSISMREHGLALYIFTSDTDWAKQVMQRMQYGGGCINEVCLHMMVKGVPFNGVGHSGMGAYHGEWGFREFTHPSTVLIGSTKFNMSMREHPYDRLWKKILIEFFEK, from the coding sequence ATGTACAATGAATCAGAGATTAAACACATAGTCAGCAGGCAACGTGATTTTTTCAGAACAGGAAGAACGCTTGATACAGAGTGGAGGATAAGACAGCTAAAAAGGCTTAAGAATGCTGTTTTAAGGCATAGGAAAGAGCTTGAAGCAGCGTTATATGATGATCTGGGAAGGTCACCTCTGGAGGCATATTTTTGTGATATAGGCAGTCTTATTCTTGAAATCAATGAAGCTATACATGGACTCCATAGATGGGCAAGACCCGAGACTCATTTTAGCGGAATTCATTGCTTCCCAAGTTTGATCAGCAAGGTATATAAGATGCCGTATGGCGTTACTCTGATAATAAGTCCATTCAATTTTCCGGTTCTCCTTTCACTTGGGGTACTCTGTGCAAGTATGGCAGGCGGGAATACAGCAGTCATAAAGGCAAGCTCCAAATCCGAAAGGTGCACAGCTATTCTGGAAAAAATCATAGCTGAGATTTTTCCGCCAAAATATGTCGTGGTTATAGGTGGCGGACATGATGTGGCTGATTTGTGTCTTGAGCAGCGTTTTGACAAGATTTTTTATACAGGATCTCCGAGAGTGGGAAAGCATGTTATGGAAAAGGCATCGAAGAATCTTACACCTGTTGCTTTGGAACTCGGTGGTGAGACCGGTAACTGGTGCATAATAAGAAAAGATGCAGATATAAGGGATGCCGCAAGAAAGATTGCTTTTTTCAAACTCTTAAACAGTGGGCAGATATGTATAAACATAAACCAGATTGCAGTTGCGGAAGAAATAAGAGAACAGTTCGTTTGTGAATTAAAGAAGGCATTTTCAAGGCAAATAGGTGAAAACTGTCTGAAAAATCCGGAATATCCAAGGCTTATAAATCATGCAGCATATGAGAAGTGTCGGGATACTGCTGAAAAATACAGAGACAGGATTATTTATGGCGGGTACGGTGATGAGACTTCCTTGAAGTATGCACCGACAATAATATGTCCCGTGGATATTGCTGAAGATATAGTTAACAAGGAACTGTTCTGTCCGATTCTTCCGCTTGTACAGTATAAAGATGAGGATATTGATCATTTGTTACATAGTATATCTATGCGGGAACACGGACTTGCTTTATATATTTTTACTAGTGATACAGACTGGGCAAAACAGGTCATGCAGAGAATGCAGTATGGTGGTGGATGTATAAACGAGGTTTGCCTTCATATGATGGTTAAGGGCGTACCGTTTAATGGCGTAGGTCATTCAGGTATGGGGGCTTATCATGGGGAATGGGGATTTAGAGAGTTTACTCATCCTTCGACAGTTCTTATCGGATCGACTAAATTCAATATGTCCATGCGGGAGCATCCCTATGACAGGTTATGGAAAAAAATACTGATTGAGTTCTTTGAAAAATGA
- a CDS encoding ion channel, whose protein sequence is MKNKRSLKDRIRDLKLSHAVNKGSGGSVFKRMFFMIRRYIGILMAIFAAYVALLILLVEIEKKDPTSTIHNLGEAFWYSIVTLTTIGYGDFYPVTHAGRFIASIFVILGIGLLGFFVGFMMEFVSRIKPIIQLSIQTAKPWYIFTDQSQYSMIFAENIKAVRPDAVIIYSGTKEAGKTPRSISVQWSPSELLERRGSLYDAHLMCMKDNEMENFLDAIELSDTGAPIVCLANFTPAHHPMNINFFSLSDCTARLFWQQYPIKKKNETIIFIGFGAAGNELLDRALELNVLFDKQSISYHVFGDSDEYCRNRKELNEIVSINELSEDKDSIIFHDTPWNTDDKLLSEADRIILCGDSELENIAILQTLQKFFPFRGELYIYNSNVRSVATPFGQTRDILTPAFVLHNTLTDMALCRHEMFRFYAGGDIPMWENLNSLIKDMNYTTTDHISLKVRMLLGEEAPNLPFDDIPSKVLRQASVVRNELSAEQRELLIKLEHARLLRFFYLHNYHYGENTNDDTRTNSLIKPFEKLTDHEKKMVEISWLLLDELASHKDAKRR, encoded by the coding sequence ATGAAGAATAAGAGATCGTTAAAGGACAGGATTCGTGATTTAAAGCTCTCCCACGCCGTAAACAAAGGCTCCGGAGGCTCTGTTTTCAAGCGAATGTTTTTTATGATTCGCCGCTATATCGGAATCCTTATGGCAATATTTGCAGCTTATGTTGCTCTGCTCATTTTGCTTGTAGAAATAGAAAAAAAGGATCCGACTTCCACAATTCATAACCTTGGGGAGGCTTTCTGGTATTCTATAGTCACATTGACCACCATAGGTTATGGTGATTTTTATCCCGTTACCCATGCAGGACGATTCATTGCTTCTATATTTGTTATCCTGGGCATTGGTCTTTTGGGTTTCTTTGTTGGCTTCATGATGGAATTTGTTTCCCGTATAAAGCCAATCATTCAGCTTTCCATACAAACAGCCAAGCCCTGGTATATTTTTACCGATCAGTCTCAATATTCAATGATTTTTGCTGAAAATATAAAAGCCGTGCGCCCTGATGCCGTGATAATCTATTCCGGTACAAAGGAAGCCGGGAAAACCCCCAGATCCATCTCAGTTCAATGGTCTCCTTCTGAGCTTTTGGAACGTCGCGGATCACTTTATGACGCTCACCTTATGTGTATGAAGGACAATGAAATGGAAAATTTCCTTGATGCAATAGAACTGTCTGATACCGGAGCGCCTATAGTCTGCCTTGCCAATTTCACCCCTGCTCATCATCCGATGAATATCAATTTCTTTTCATTGTCGGATTGCACTGCACGTTTATTCTGGCAACAATATCCTATAAAAAAGAAAAATGAAACCATCATCTTTATAGGCTTTGGAGCTGCCGGCAACGAATTGCTTGACAGAGCTCTGGAACTCAATGTTCTGTTTGACAAACAGTCAATTTCCTATCACGTATTTGGGGATTCTGATGAATACTGCAGAAACCGCAAAGAATTAAATGAAATAGTCAGCATAAATGAATTGTCTGAGGATAAAGACAGCATCATTTTCCACGATACCCCTTGGAATACTGACGATAAGCTCCTTTCAGAAGCTGACAGAATCATCTTATGCGGCGATTCGGAGCTTGAAAACATTGCCATTCTTCAGACTCTTCAGAAATTCTTCCCCTTCAGGGGAGAACTTTATATTTATAACAGTAACGTAAGAAGTGTTGCCACACCTTTTGGTCAGACCAGAGATATTCTCACGCCGGCTTTTGTACTGCATAACACTCTGACAGACATGGCACTATGCCGCCATGAAATGTTCAGATTCTATGCTGGTGGTGATATTCCTATGTGGGAAAACCTAAACAGCCTTATCAAGGATATGAACTATACTACTACAGATCATATAAGTTTGAAGGTCCGTATGCTTCTCGGTGAAGAAGCTCCTAATCTTCCCTTTGATGATATTCCCTCAAAAGTACTTAGGCAAGCTTCCGTAGTAAGAAACGAACTGTCCGCTGAACAGAGGGAACTTCTGATAAAACTTGAACATGCCCGGTTACTTCGTTTCTTTTATCTTCATAATTATCATTATGGCGAAAATACCAATGATGATACAAGAACCAATAGCTTAATCAAGCCTTTTGAGAAATTAACCGATCATGAGAAAAAAATGGTAGAAATCAGCTGGCTTCTGCTTGATGAACTGGCATCTCACAAAGACGCAAAGAGGCGATAA